Below is a window of Cytophaga hutchinsonii ATCC 33406 DNA.
CAGCCTGCCGTAATTAAATACACCATCTATTCAGATGGCTGTGCGCACCTGCCTATGGTTGGAAATATTGTTTTAAAAGGCTTTACGGTGTATCAGGCAGACAGTATACTCACCATTGCTTTTGCAAAGTATTATACCGAACCGTATGTTAAGACCACATTATTAAGTAAGCGGGTAATCGTGTTTGGTCCGGACGGCGGTAAAATCATTCCATTGGAATATCAGAACATGAATCTTGTTGAAATTATTGCCCGGTATGGAGGTATACGCATAGATGGAAAGGCAACAAATATCCGCGTATTGAGAGGAGATTTAAGAAATCCCGATGTACAGCTGATCAATTTAAATACTGTTGAAGGAATGAAGCTCGCATACATGGACATGGAACCTGGCGATATTGTGTACATAGAGCCAAGCAGAAAAGTATTTAAAGAAGTCCTTTCAGATGTATATCCGCTTGTAGGTATTACAACAAGTGTGGCAACATTGTATTTGATCATTAAAACGAGTACAAACTAACATGTCTGAGCAGGAAGAAAAGCAAAATAAATTAAATCAATTTGACCAATTTGAGGAAGAAGTCCAAAATATACTTGATCCTTACAAACTGCTTATTGTTTTTAAGCGGTCATTCATGGCGATGTTGTTGATTTCGTTAATAACATTCATAGGGGTGATCATTTATATCAGATATGCGAAGCCTGTATACGAGTCAAGTTCAATCATACAATTAGAAAACAACAACCGTACAAATTCCCTGGGTATATTATCTTCAAATGTAGCCGAAGATGAAGGTTCAAGTCTGGTGCGTGAACTTGAAATTATAAAATCACCGATTGTACGGGCAAAAGTAATTGCAGAATTAGATTTGTCTATCTCCTATTATATTCATGGGAATATTCTGTTTGAAGAAAAATATAAAAACTCGCCCTACATCGTGTCCTTTGTTGAAGATTATTCAAAAGTCAGATACGATCAGCATATTGATGTAAATATTGTAGATTCAAATTCATACGTAATTGAATTAAAAGAAAGTGAAATCAAAGGTACATTTGGCAAATTATGTAAAACACCGTTTGGCAATTTCACGCTTTCAAAAACACCGTTCTTCAACGCCAATATCATTCATCAAAGGACATTTTTTACCTTCAATAGTACAAATGCATTAAATCAGTATTTTCAAAAAAATCTTTTTGTTGACATTTCCAGTCAGCAGGCAAGAACCTTATTTATTTCATTTAAAGACAACAACCAATACAAAGCATATTGCATTGTTAAAACGATTGATTCGATTTACTTTGAGCAGACACTTCAGTTAAAATTAAAATCTTTTGATCAGTCGATTGAGTTTTTAAATACATCCATTCAAAAAGCAGAAGAGAATCTGATTGAAGCAGAAATAAAGTTTGAAAACTTCATGCGGAAAAATAAGACCATGGATGTAATGGCAGATTATGCTAAGTATTCGAAGCTGGGTGATGAAAATGAAGTGGCTAAAAAGTCATTGGAGTTCAAACTTAGTATATTAAAAAACCTTGGAAACCTGATTGAAAAAAATAAAGATCTGGAAGAATTTATTCCGTTGCTTCCTGACCTGGAAGATGAACAACTTGTAAAAGCCATAGAAAATCTGAATGCATTAAATCAGGCAAAAGATAATTTATTATTATCCCAAAGTGAAAACACTCATGCATACAAGGTAAAAAAGACAGCAGCGGCAAATGCTAAAGTTGATGCCTTAAGTATGATTGAGCAGAATAAACAGGTTATTCAAAAGCAGGTACATGATTTGAATCTTGAAAAATTTCAGATTGAAAGTTCGATCATGTCTTTTCCGGCAAAAGAAACAGAAATGTCGCGTTTAAAGAGACATTACAATTTATATGATAAATTCTATGGGCTGTTAATGGATAAGCTGGTAGAACAAGGTTTGACAAAGGCAGGTGTAACAGTAAACTTTGTTATACTTTCGCCACCCATTGTAGAAAACATACCTATCTATCCTAAAAA
It encodes the following:
- a CDS encoding exopolysaccharide transport family protein, with amino-acid sequence MSEQEEKQNKLNQFDQFEEEVQNILDPYKLLIVFKRSFMAMLLISLITFIGVIIYIRYAKPVYESSSIIQLENNNRTNSLGILSSNVAEDEGSSLVRELEIIKSPIVRAKVIAELDLSISYYIHGNILFEEKYKNSPYIVSFVEDYSKVRYDQHIDVNIVDSNSYVIELKESEIKGTFGKLCKTPFGNFTLSKTPFFNANIIHQRTFFTFNSTNALNQYFQKNLFVDISSQQARTLFISFKDNNQYKAYCIVKTIDSIYFEQTLQLKLKSFDQSIEFLNTSIQKAEENLIEAEIKFENFMRKNKTMDVMADYAKYSKLGDENEVAKKSLEFKLSILKNLGNLIEKNKDLEEFIPLLPDLEDEQLVKAIENLNALNQAKDNLLLSQSENTHAYKVKKTAAANAKVDALSMIEQNKQVIQKQVHDLNLEKFQIESSIMSFPAKETEMSRLKRHYNLYDKFYGLLMDKLVEQGLTKAGVTVNFVILSPPIVENIPIYPKKGIILFIGVGIAILLSLLLVVVRFLMYDTITTLAELERSIPIPIIGSVPEYVADKMLFSQLIVDKNSKSAISESLRSVRTNLEFISTNKKSKVITVTSTVGGEGKTFVAVNLAAIIAMSHHKVVVLDLDMRKPKIHLAFGAENKIGLSTILIEKNTVNEAIQHSRVPDLDFITAGPTPPNPSELILLPTLNELLDNLKARYDVIIIDTPPVGIVTDGMLLMTKADIPLYIVRINYSKFFVAQEIKRALNRGGYNKLRVIANGVPVNRGFRYNYGYYENEAAAKEKNFFQKIVEKL
- a CDS encoding polysaccharide biosynthesis/export family protein, whose translation is MIASCKSYHDYKMFQTDTSILVDSVERLRNKATSEYKIEINDVITLDIYTNNGEKLVDPNNALTDGQKTAKEQPAVIKYTIYSDGCAHLPMVGNIVLKGFTVYQADSILTIAFAKYYTEPYVKTTLLSKRVIVFGPDGGKIIPLEYQNMNLVEIIARYGGIRIDGKATNIRVLRGDLRNPDVQLINLNTVEGMKLAYMDMEPGDIVYIEPSRKVFKEVLSDVYPLVGITTSVATLYLIIKTSTN